A genomic window from Leptolyngbya sp. BL0902 includes:
- a CDS encoding Gfo/Idh/MocA family protein, which translates to MAINIGMVGTGFVAQRRAEALAVDGRGRLVAVTGHHPEDTQTFAQTHRATAVADWPSLISWPDLEVIIVSHVNCDHGMVVRAALEAGRHVVVEYPLALDWREAERLVTLAQQQQRLLHVEHIEVLSGNHQALKANLSALGIPLHVRYVTLSPQRPAPDRWTYQPDLFGFPLVGALSRVHRLVDAFGPVAQVSGQNQYDGWSENPDTLPRYRTNLCAAQITFQSGVQGELLYGKGEAIWQATRRLEVIGTQGQIHIDGDTGQVITAEGTTPLEIGSRRGLLAADTRAVLDHLCQGTPLYLTPAESVYSLRVANAIATAAQTGQVVKL; encoded by the coding sequence GTGGCGATTAACATTGGCATGGTAGGAACGGGCTTCGTTGCTCAGCGGCGGGCAGAAGCCTTGGCGGTGGATGGACGGGGGCGACTGGTCGCGGTGACAGGGCACCATCCAGAGGATACCCAGACCTTTGCCCAAACTCACAGGGCTACCGCCGTGGCAGACTGGCCCAGCCTCATCTCCTGGCCAGATCTGGAGGTGATTATAGTCAGCCACGTGAATTGCGACCACGGGATGGTGGTGCGCGCAGCCCTGGAGGCAGGGCGACATGTGGTGGTAGAGTATCCCCTCGCCCTAGACTGGCGTGAGGCCGAACGCTTAGTAACCCTGGCCCAACAGCAACAGCGCCTGCTCCATGTGGAGCACATCGAGGTTTTAAGCGGCAATCATCAAGCCCTCAAGGCCAACCTATCCGCCCTTGGTATCCCGCTCCATGTCCGCTACGTCACCCTTTCGCCCCAGCGTCCCGCCCCAGATCGGTGGACCTATCAACCCGATTTGTTTGGGTTTCCCCTGGTGGGTGCCCTCTCCCGTGTCCATCGCCTGGTGGATGCCTTTGGCCCTGTAGCCCAGGTATCGGGTCAAAACCAATATGACGGCTGGTCAGAGAATCCTGACACCTTACCCCGCTATCGCACCAACCTCTGTGCGGCGCAAATCACCTTTCAATCGGGCGTTCAAGGGGAACTGCTCTACGGCAAAGGAGAAGCCATTTGGCAGGCGACGCGACGGCTGGAGGTCATCGGCACCCAGGGCCAAATCCACATCGACGGCGACACAGGTCAGGTGATCACCGCTGAGGGCACCACACCTCTCGAAATTGGGTCTCGCCGAGGTTTGTTAGCCGCCGATACCCGCGCCGTGTTAGATCACCTCTGCCAAGGCACCCCTCTATATCTCACCCCTGCAGAAAGCGTTTACAGCCTGCGAGTGGCCAATGCCATCGCCACCGCCGCCCAAACCGGGCAAGTGGTCAAACTCTAG
- a CDS encoding putative toxin-antitoxin system toxin component, PIN family yields MKLVIDTNVLIAAFIAKGVCHRLVEHCLRSHQVIASDFILQELHRNLTQKFNLSDEDSQSIRILLQNRVQIVKPIPFTSQICRDADDDNVLGTAIAGNAVCIVTGDKDLLSLNPFQSVDILSPAEFAAYEERLWSG; encoded by the coding sequence ATGAAGCTGGTAATTGACACAAATGTCTTGATCGCTGCGTTCATCGCCAAAGGTGTTTGTCATCGCCTAGTCGAGCATTGTCTACGTTCTCATCAGGTGATCGCATCTGATTTCATTCTTCAAGAGCTGCATAGAAATTTGACGCAAAAGTTCAACCTCTCTGATGAAGACTCCCAATCTATTAGAATACTTTTACAAAATAGAGTCCAGATCGTTAAACCGATTCCCTTCACCTCTCAGATCTGTCGAGACGCTGATGATGACAACGTTTTAGGAACAGCAATTGCTGGTAATGCTGTTTGTATTGTTACTGGCGATAAGGATCTGTTGTCGCTCAACCCTTTTCAATCGGTTGACATCCTTTCGCCTGCGGAATTTGCGGCCTACGAAGAACGTCTATGGTCTGGCTAA
- a CDS encoding DUF6972 family protein — protein sequence MSGIERQITLDTRHIAKHLPDTPQVQRLLRRGRAAHIFKNAATMESVAEAIKARGEFTGNIRGYERYGLFFTEAIGYRISPNDGSSTPLFYGEVKIDAENRYHVIPRTRPSQD from the coding sequence ATGAGTGGTATTGAACGTCAGATTACCCTCGATACCAGGCACATCGCCAAGCACTTGCCGGACACGCCCCAGGTGCAGCGGTTGCTACGCCGAGGCAGGGCTGCCCACATTTTTAAGAATGCAGCCACAATGGAAAGCGTAGCCGAAGCCATCAAGGCCAGAGGTGAGTTCACAGGAAACATTCGAGGGTATGAGCGCTATGGCTTATTTTTTACGGAAGCCATTGGTTATCGCATCAGCCCCAACGATGGTTCAAGTACTCCGTTATTCTATGGAGAGGTGAAAATTGATGCAGAAAATCGATACCACGTCATCCCCCGCACTCGCCCCAGCCAAGACTGA
- the mfd gene encoding transcription-repair coupling factor, whose amino-acid sequence MAFSSVTRALQRSTLTTELLGKLDQQGSLHLNGAARLPKGLVSSALAQAKDRPLLVITATLEEAGRWATQLEAMGWDTVHFYPTSEASPYDPFDQESEMTWGQLQVLADLLALRGEDTARRIAIVATERALQPHLPPVDALEPYCLRLQLGQEVNFKALGQQLAKLGYERVQVVETEGQWAQRGDIIDVYPVAAELPVRLELFGDELERMREFDPASQRSLDAIDYLVLTPTQYGPVILEALREQGHLEGLFSAAALEGLNDGIVPEGTRRWLGLAFDSPASLLNYLPENTLLAIDEVDQCQAHGDRWVEHVEEHWQEVGSRESGVGSRESELEEIQSSKGKVQSLPKIHRAFGDTLADAEVFPRLFLSELTEVNHGGLNLASRPVPAIPHQFGKLAETIRQECDRKHAVWLVSAQPSRSVALLQEHDCPAQFIPNPRDYNAIDKLQGQRVPVAVKYSGLAELEGFVLPTFRIAVVTDREFFGQHTLATGGYVRKRRRAASKQVDPNKMKPGDFVVHRSHGIGKFIKLESLTLNHETRDYLVIQYADGLLRVAADSVGSLSRYRAATGQAPVLNKMTSSAWEKTKGKAKKAIQKVAVDLLQLYAQRAKQEGFSFPADMPWQQELEDSFPYQATPDQLKAVQDVKRDMESDRPMDRLVCGDVGFGKTEVALRAIFKAVTAGKQVALLAPTTILTQQHYHTLKERFAPYPIQVGLLNRFRTQSEKKDILQRLKTGELDIVVGTHQLLGKGIDFKSLGLLVVDEEQRFGVNQKERIKSLKTQVDVLTLSATPIPRTLYMALSGVREMSLITTPPPSRRPIKTHLSPLDPEAIRTAIRQELDRGGQVFYVVPRVEGIEDVSAKIREMVPAARIAVAHGQMDEGELESTMLTFSNGDAEILLCTTIIESGLDIPRVNTILVEDAHRFGLSQLYQLRGRVGRAGIQAHAWLFYPKKALSDKARQRLRAIQEFTQLGSGYQLAMRDMEIRGVGNLLGVEQSGQMDAIGFDLYMDMLEEAIAEIRGQDIPQVEDTQVDLNVTAFVPNNYIPDLEQKMSAYRSLAAANSKVELMQIAADLSDRYGPIPHATEQLVRMLELKLVAKAAGIARIKPEGKQHVILETPMEGPAWKKLSENLPSHLQSRFVYGSGKIVVRGLGALKPEKQLESLTEWLGLLQEAIPEPLAS is encoded by the coding sequence ATGGCCTTTTCCTCCGTCACCCGTGCGCTGCAACGTTCTACCCTCACCACAGAACTGCTGGGCAAGCTGGATCAGCAGGGCAGTTTGCACCTCAACGGGGCGGCGCGGTTGCCCAAGGGATTGGTGTCTTCGGCCCTAGCCCAGGCCAAGGATCGGCCCCTGCTGGTGATCACTGCCACCCTGGAGGAAGCCGGACGCTGGGCCACCCAACTGGAGGCGATGGGCTGGGACACGGTGCATTTCTACCCCACCTCGGAGGCTTCCCCCTACGACCCCTTTGACCAGGAATCGGAAATGACCTGGGGGCAGTTGCAAGTCCTCGCCGATCTGCTGGCCCTGCGGGGAGAGGACACCGCCCGCCGCATTGCCATCGTGGCGACAGAACGCGCCCTTCAGCCTCACCTACCCCCTGTTGATGCGCTGGAACCCTACTGTCTGCGGCTGCAACTGGGTCAGGAAGTCAACTTCAAAGCTCTAGGCCAGCAACTCGCCAAACTGGGCTACGAGCGAGTCCAGGTGGTGGAAACCGAGGGCCAGTGGGCGCAGCGGGGGGACATTATTGATGTCTATCCCGTGGCGGCGGAACTGCCCGTGCGCTTGGAACTATTTGGCGATGAGTTGGAACGGATGCGGGAATTTGACCCCGCCAGCCAGCGCTCCCTCGATGCCATTGATTATCTCGTCCTCACCCCCACCCAGTATGGCCCGGTGATTTTGGAAGCCCTACGGGAACAGGGCCACTTGGAGGGGCTTTTTTCCGCCGCTGCCCTCGAAGGACTCAACGACGGCATCGTTCCCGAAGGCACCCGCCGCTGGCTGGGGTTGGCCTTTGACAGTCCGGCCTCGCTGCTGAACTACTTACCCGAAAACACCCTCCTCGCCATCGATGAAGTGGATCAGTGCCAAGCCCACGGTGATCGGTGGGTGGAGCATGTGGAGGAGCATTGGCAGGAGGTGGGGAGTCGGGAGTCGGGAGTCGGGAGTCGGGAGTCGGAGTTAGAGGAAATTCAAAGTTCAAAAGGCAAAGTTCAAAGTTTGCCGAAGATTCATCGGGCTTTTGGGGATACTCTGGCGGATGCGGAAGTCTTCCCTCGTCTGTTTTTGTCGGAGCTGACGGAGGTGAACCACGGTGGGCTGAATTTGGCCAGTCGTCCGGTGCCAGCGATTCCGCACCAGTTTGGCAAGCTGGCGGAGACGATTCGGCAGGAGTGCGACCGCAAGCATGCGGTGTGGCTGGTGTCGGCGCAGCCCTCGCGGTCGGTGGCGTTGTTGCAGGAGCACGATTGTCCGGCGCAGTTTATCCCCAACCCCAGGGACTACAACGCCATCGACAAGCTCCAGGGGCAGCGGGTGCCCGTGGCGGTGAAGTATTCTGGCCTCGCGGAGCTAGAGGGCTTTGTGTTGCCCACCTTCCGCATTGCCGTTGTGACCGACCGGGAATTTTTTGGGCAGCATACTCTGGCTACGGGCGGCTATGTGCGCAAGCGGCGGCGGGCGGCCTCCAAGCAGGTAGACCCCAACAAGATGAAGCCGGGGGATTTTGTGGTGCATCGCAGCCACGGCATCGGCAAGTTCATCAAGCTAGAAAGCCTCACCCTCAACCACGAAACCCGCGATTACCTGGTGATCCAGTACGCCGATGGGCTGCTGCGGGTGGCGGCGGATTCCGTGGGTTCCCTGTCTCGCTATCGGGCAGCGACGGGGCAGGCTCCGGTGCTCAACAAAATGACCAGTTCCGCCTGGGAGAAAACCAAGGGCAAGGCCAAAAAGGCGATCCAAAAGGTGGCGGTGGATCTGCTCCAACTCTACGCTCAGCGGGCCAAGCAGGAGGGCTTTTCCTTTCCGGCGGATATGCCCTGGCAGCAGGAATTGGAGGACTCTTTCCCTTACCAGGCCACGCCCGACCAACTCAAGGCGGTGCAGGACGTGAAGCGCGACATGGAAAGCGACCGTCCCATGGATCGCCTCGTCTGCGGCGATGTGGGCTTTGGCAAAACCGAGGTGGCCCTCCGCGCCATTTTCAAGGCCGTCACCGCTGGCAAACAGGTGGCTCTGCTGGCTCCCACCACCATCCTTACCCAACAACACTACCACACCCTGAAGGAACGCTTCGCCCCCTACCCGATCCAGGTGGGCCTGCTCAACCGTTTCCGCACCCAGTCCGAGAAAAAAGACATCCTGCAACGGCTGAAAACCGGGGAACTGGATATCGTCGTCGGCACCCACCAACTGCTGGGCAAGGGCATCGATTTCAAGAGCCTGGGCCTGCTCGTCGTCGATGAAGAACAGCGGTTTGGGGTGAACCAAAAAGAGCGAATCAAATCCCTCAAAACCCAGGTGGATGTGCTCACCCTCAGCGCCACCCCCATCCCGCGCACCCTCTACATGGCCCTCTCCGGCGTGCGCGAAATGAGCCTGATCACCACGCCGCCCCCGTCCCGTCGCCCGATCAAAACTCACCTTTCTCCCCTCGATCCCGAAGCCATCCGCACTGCCATTCGCCAGGAGCTAGACCGGGGTGGCCAGGTGTTCTACGTGGTGCCCAGGGTGGAAGGCATCGAGGATGTGTCCGCCAAAATTCGCGAAATGGTGCCCGCTGCCCGCATTGCCGTCGCCCACGGCCAAATGGACGAAGGCGAACTGGAATCCACCATGCTCACCTTCAGCAACGGCGACGCGGAAATCCTGCTCTGCACCACCATCATCGAATCCGGCCTCGATATTCCCCGCGTCAACACCATCCTGGTGGAAGATGCCCACCGCTTCGGCCTCTCCCAGCTCTACCAACTGCGCGGACGAGTGGGACGGGCCGGAATCCAAGCCCACGCCTGGTTGTTCTACCCCAAAAAAGCCCTCTCCGACAAAGCCCGCCAGCGGCTCCGCGCCATCCAAGAATTCACCCAACTCGGCTCCGGCTACCAACTGGCCATGCGGGATATGGAAATTCGCGGCGTCGGCAACCTGCTGGGCGTGGAACAATCCGGCCAGATGGATGCCATCGGCTTCGACCTCTACATGGACATGCTGGAGGAAGCCATCGCCGAAATTCGCGGCCAGGACATCCCCCAAGTCGAAGACACCCAGGTCGATCTCAACGTCACCGCCTTTGTCCCCAACAACTACATCCCCGACCTCGAACAAAAGATGAGCGCCTACCGCAGCCTCGCCGCCGCCAACAGCAAGGTAGAACTGATGCAAATCGCCGCCGACCTCAGCGACCGCTATGGCCCCATCCCCCACGCCACCGAACAACTGGTGCGAATGCTGGAACTTAAACTGGTCGCCAAGGCCGCTGGCATCGCCCGCATCAAACCCGAAGGCAAACAGCACGTCATCCTAGAAACCCCCATGGAAGGCCCCGCCTGGAAAAAGCTCAGCGAAAACCTGCCCAGCCACCTCCAATCTCGCTTCGTCTACGGCAGCGGCAAAATCGTCGTGCGCGGTTTGGGTGCCCTCAAACCCGAAAAACAACTCGAAAGCCTGACCGAATGGCTGGGGCTTTTGCAGGAGGCAATACCAGAGCCACTGGCGAGTTAA
- a CDS encoding ATPase domain-containing protein, which yields MTNHGVIRQSTGIDGLDEILDGGLVPNRTYLVRGGPGTGKTTIGLHFLAAGAKAGERTFMITLGQPEDQIRQDAQSMGLDLSTVQVLDLSPSKDFFMADESYDIFSPAEVERVPTTQTIIQAIEAHRPQRIMVDAITQLRYLSADAFQFHKQALSFLRFLTQGNDQPATVMFTSEASPEAPDDDLRFMCDAVINLEFNQHERTLQVSKYRGSEFQNGVHSLRLSSRGAEVFPLLRPRAHSRKVLVESLSSGVPELDELLHGGLERGTVTIITGPTGVGKSTLGMQFIKEAAGRGERSVIYSFEEEQENLLLRCDKVNLPARRMMERGTLSVVKVDPLQLTPNEFSRIVRQEVETQQATMVMIDSTMGYRQSFRTADEKHMSGEILALSRYLSNMGVTTLLSNEVEYVTGDFRPTEVGISFLADNIIFMRYLEMDGQMQRVIGVLKKRLSDFEKTLRPFAITLYGIKVGPPMVDLRGILTGNPHLKADS from the coding sequence ATGACCAATCATGGCGTGATTCGCCAGTCTACGGGCATTGATGGGCTAGACGAAATTTTGGACGGAGGTCTAGTACCTAACCGTACTTACTTGGTGCGGGGTGGCCCTGGCACGGGCAAAACTACCATCGGCCTCCACTTTTTGGCGGCGGGGGCCAAGGCTGGAGAGCGCACCTTTATGATTACCCTGGGCCAACCGGAGGATCAAATTCGTCAGGATGCCCAGTCGATGGGGCTGGACTTATCGACGGTGCAGGTGCTGGATCTCAGCCCCAGCAAGGATTTCTTCATGGCGGATGAATCCTATGATATCTTTTCCCCCGCTGAGGTGGAGCGCGTGCCCACCACCCAAACCATCATTCAGGCCATTGAAGCCCACCGCCCCCAGCGGATTATGGTGGATGCCATTACCCAACTGCGCTATCTCAGTGCCGACGCCTTTCAGTTCCATAAGCAAGCCCTGTCCTTCCTGCGATTTCTGACCCAGGGCAACGACCAACCCGCCACGGTGATGTTCACCTCCGAGGCCAGCCCCGAAGCCCCCGATGACGACCTGCGGTTTATGTGCGATGCCGTCATTAACCTAGAGTTCAACCAGCATGAACGGACGCTCCAGGTGTCGAAATATCGGGGCAGCGAGTTTCAAAACGGCGTGCATTCCCTGCGGTTGAGCAGCCGAGGGGCGGAGGTGTTTCCCCTGTTGCGGCCCCGTGCCCATAGTCGCAAGGTTTTGGTCGAATCCCTATCCTCTGGCGTGCCCGAACTGGATGAACTGCTCCACGGCGGTCTAGAACGCGGCACCGTCACCATCATCACCGGGCCAACGGGGGTGGGTAAATCCACCCTGGGGATGCAGTTCATTAAAGAAGCCGCAGGCCGAGGGGAGCGCTCTGTCATTTACTCCTTTGAGGAAGAGCAGGAAAATTTGCTGCTTCGCTGCGATAAGGTGAATCTGCCCGCCCGCCGCATGATGGAACGGGGCACCCTCTCGGTGGTAAAGGTGGATCCGCTTCAGCTTACCCCCAACGAATTTAGCCGGATCGTGCGCCAAGAGGTGGAAACTCAGCAGGCCACCATGGTGATGATTGACAGCACCATGGGCTACCGCCAGTCCTTCCGCACCGCCGACGAAAAGCACATGAGCGGCGAGATTTTGGCCCTCTCCCGCTACCTGTCGAACATGGGCGTGACTACGCTGCTGTCTAACGAGGTGGAATACGTCACCGGAGACTTTCGCCCCACGGAGGTCGGCATTAGCTTTTTGGCAGACAATATTATCTTCATGCGCTACTTGGAAATGGACGGCCAGATGCAGCGGGTGATTGGGGTGCTAAAAAAACGCCTGAGCGACTTTGAAAAAACGC